One window of the Lepeophtheirus salmonis chromosome 7, UVic_Lsal_1.4, whole genome shotgun sequence genome contains the following:
- the LOC121122172 gene encoding uncharacterized protein: MPPSELATILQKNCPLMVEDVLKDYISWLSEPASGEDIHQGIWNSLQNEEVQDFITWILDHIKGLIDAQYFTQALDHSNVVLKSIMQKESEKTLDEHYSLVYFLQNQAILHLEPYSKAIQCSSFKEASNITQLKLIAEDRPYFLPDFLDEDNSLIFDEGNDYKIRAKVIVDPHGTKGVNSTKQFVVNDLQTALKIAQDSDVIYLERGDYDCSKKSNKTLQIKKSVSIIGSSKSDVKICGSIVKWESCKKLYLSNLQIEVNGSNLDERAEPVQNGISEDIYLLGGRTEINGCIIESSANTSLYVIGNNENTTELQVTFSIFDGLEECQRMICPKGSRIRMEFENCYASDSLSFITFIDHDDSHQDCSYFFIDSTFSHIQDAIHISPMKTSNFSLNISGCLFELSQWDEEVKSVGVHLESGNGICIKGNVFYLNSLDSSAIYLKDVRYGLIELNHIESTSDAIRTTSIAEGIAIHNFIDEVRLNNNIVNGARIGYHFSSSNIEKGPNLFSLSNCEASFCSVGLLFELKQSQLPRSLCIHSLKLSNSNYGLMMNTEYTPNDESKVQISGSTINDVPIPFLFHKKFIDRVRMIDNSFTHTLDYESMDPADADLRTKMFFYLATVKNLPYRVAFERDDYVIIENERSYIDLVSS, from the exons ATGCCACCATCTGAACTTGCTACAATCCTACAAAAGAACTGCCCTTTGATGGTTGAAGATGTATTAAAGGACTATATTTCATGGCTTTCAGAACCGGCTTCTGGCGAGGATATCCATCAAGGAATTTGGAACTCCCTTCAAAATG AGGAGGTTCAAGATTTTATTACCTGGATATTGGATCATATAAAGGGACTCATTGATGCTCAGTACTTTACGCAAGCACTTGATCACTCAAATGTAGTTTTGAAGAGCATAATGCAAAAAGAATCGGAAAAAACTCTGG ATGAGCATTATAGCCTTGTGTACTTTCTTCAGAACCAAGCCATACTTCACCTTGAGCCTTACTCTAAAGCCATTCAATGTTCTTCGTTTAAAGAAGCTTCAAATATAACACAACTGAAACTTATTGCGGAAGATAGACCTTACTTCCTACCAGACTTTTTAGATGAAGATAATTCTCTAATCTTTGATGAAGGAAATGATTACAAAATACGGGCCAAAGTCATTGTGGATCCTCATGGAACTAAGGGAGTTAATAGTACTAAGCAATTTGTTGTGAATGATCTACAAACTGCATTGAAAATAGCTCAAGATTCCGATGTAATTTATTTGGAAAGAGGGGATTATGACTGCAGCAAAAAA TCTAACAAAActctacaaattaaaaaaagtgtgtccATTATTGGAAGTTCAAAGTCAGATGTTAAAATATGTGGATCTATAGTCAAATGGGAGTCATGTAAGAAATTATACTTGTCGAATTTACAAATTGAAGTCAATGGATCGAATCTTGATGAAAGAGCAGAGCCAGTTCAGAATGGTATTAGtgaggatatttatttacttgggGGTAGAACGGAGATTAACGGTTGTATCATAGAAAGCTCTGCTAATACTTCGTTGTATGTCAttggaaataatgaaaatacaacAGAGTTACAAGTTACTTTTTCCATCTTTGATGGATTAGAAGAATGTCAGCGTATGATTTGTCCAAAG gGTTCAAGGATTCGTAtggaatttgaaaattgttatgCGTCTGATAGCCTcagttttattacatttattgatCATGACGACTCGCATCAGGATTGCTCCTATTTCTTCATTGACTCAACCTTTTCCCACATTCAAGACGCCATTCATATTTCTCCTATGAAAACATCCAACTTCAGTCTCAATATCAGTGGTTGTTTATTTGAACTTAGTCAGTGGGATGAGGAGGTCAAGAGTGTAGGAGTTCATCTTGAGTCCGGAAATGGAATTTGCATTAAAGGAAACGTTTTCTATTTGAATAGTTTAGATTCATCAGCCATTTATTTAAAGGATGTTCGTTATGGGCTGATTGAATTAAATCATATAGAATCAACCAGTGATGCCATACGAACAACTTCAATAGCTGAAGGAATCGCTATACATAACTTTATAGATGAAgttagattaaataataatattgttaatgGAGCACGCATTGGATATCACTTCTCATCAAGCAATATTGAAAAGGgtcctaatttattttcattatctaATTGTGAAGCAAGTTTTTGCTCAGTGGGACTTCTCTTTGAGTTAAAGCAGAGTCAACTACCCAGGTCTTTATGTATTCATTCCCTAAAGTTGAGCAATTCAAATTACGGATTGATGATGAATACAGAGTATACTCCCAATGACGAAAGTAAAGTCCAAATCTCTGGTTCGACCATCAATGATGTGCCTAtaccttttctttttcataagaaattCATTGATAGAGTTCGTATGATTGACAATAGCTTTACTCATACGTTGGACTACGAGTCAATGGATCCAGCTGATGCAGATCTACgtactaaaatgtttttttatcttgctACTGTGAAGAATTTGCCTTACCGTGTAGCTTTCGAAAGAGATGATTATGTTATTATTGAGAACGAAAGGTCGTATATTGATTTGGTTTCAAgctaa